The nucleotide sequence GCGTCGTCCTCGTTGGTGCCGTCGGTCACCATCAGCACGCTGTTGACGGCCGTCGGGTCGTAGTCGTCCTGCGCCGCACGGACCGCGGCCAGCGTCGTGTCGTACAGCCCGGTCCCGCCCGGGGTCAGCCGGTCCGGGATGGTGTCCAGCTGGTCGTCCAGGATCTCGCGCTGCACCCGCCCGTCGACCACGTCGTCCAGTTCGCGGGTGGGCACCAGCTCCTGCCAGTCGCGGTCGCCCTCGAGCTCGTAGGCGAAGACCCACGAGCCGAGCGCGTAGTTGTCCGGGACCAGGGAGAGCGCGGCCTTGGCCGCGTCGCGGGCCAGGGTGGCGCGGGTCCCGTCGCCGACCGGGGCCTCCATGGACTTCGAGACGTCGAAGACCGACAGGATCCGGGACGGCGTGGCGAGGCTGCTCAGTCGCGCCAGCAGGCCCTGCACCTGCGCCGGGTCGAGCGGGAGCGCCTCCGGGCCGTCCTCCGCGATGCCGCTGGCGGCCGCGTCGGGGGGCGCGGCGCCCTCGGGCCCGCGGAACCCGGCGTCGCGGACGGCGGTCTGCGCGTCCTGGGACTGCAGGATGCGGGTGACGGCCTCCACGGCCCTGGCCTGGGTGTCCGACGGCGAACCGACCCGGAGGATCGGGTAGTCCAGCACCGGCGTCCCCTCGGCCGGGTAGACCGCGACCAGGTCGGGGTCGGTGATGCCCTCGTTGGCGGCGTAGACCTCCTGCTCGCTGACCGGCACCAGCGGCGCGTCGGCCCCACCCGCGCTGCTGGCGGCCAGTGCGTCGGCCGGGGAGGGGACGGCGGTGCGCGAGGCGGCGAGCACGGCCTGGACGACGGCGTTGTCCGCGTCCGCGTCACCGCCGAGGGAGGTGCGCACCGCCGAGAGGGCGGAGAGCCCCTCGGCGCTGGCGGCGAGGTCGGGCACGGCCAGCGGCCGGCCGGTTCCGAGCGCCTCGCCCCAGGTGGGTGGCGCGTCGTCCCAGCCGAGCTCCTCGACCGCCGCCCGGCTGGTGGCCAGGACCACCGGCGACAGCGCCATGGACCCGACCTCCTCGAGTTCCACGGCCGTCGCGGCGCGGGCGGCCCACAGCGACGAGTCGGGCACCCACACCTCGGGCAGCGACTCCTCGTCCAGCGCGCCGAGCTGGCCGACGGTCTGCAGTGGTTCCTGGGCGACGACGTCGGCGGTCACGCAGAGGTCCTCGGCCGGTGGGTCGATGTCGGCCAGCAGTTCCTCGGTGATCGCGCCGAGCTCGGGAGCCACGGTGACGTCGACCGTCGCCTGCGTCTCGCAGCCCCCGCTGCCGGTCAGCCACCACGCGAGGCCGCCGGCGGCCAGCACCACCACCGCCAGCGCGGCGGCCAGCAGGACGGGAAGCGCCGGACGGCGCTGGGCTGTGCGATCGGCGTGGCGGCCCATGCTCGCTCTCTGAGGTCGACTCGGGGCAGGTGCGGCTCCCCGTGCCCCGTCGCTCCAGAGTAGAGGCGCGCAGCGCGCTCCGTGATGGCCCTGTGACTGCTGGGACGGCCGGCCCGCTCAGCGGGCCCCGATCCTCAGACGGCCTCGGCCTGCTCGGCGCTCCGCCGGGCGGCGAACCAGTCGACCGTGCGTCGCAGCCCCTCCTCCGACGGCACCCGGGGGCGCCAGCCCAGCACCTGCTCGGCGCGGGTGGTGTCCGGGCGGCGCACCTTGGGGTCGTCGACGGGCAGGTCGATGTAGTCGATGGGGGACCGGGAGCCGGTGAGCTCGACGATCCACCGGGCCAGCCGCAGCATCGACAGCTCGTCGGGGTTGCCGATGTTCACCGGGCCGGCGTGGTCGGAGAAGGCCATCGCCAGGATGCCGGCGACCGTGTCGTCGACGTAGCAGATGGAGCGGGTCTGCGAGCCGTCCCCGGCGACGGTGAGGGGCCTGCCCTCCAGCGCCTGGTTGACGAACGCGGGGATCGCGCGGCCGTCGTCGGCGCGCATCCGGGGGCCGTAGGTGTTGAAGATGCGCACGATCCCCGTGTCGGTGCCCTTCGACGTCCGGTACGCGGTGGTCATCGCCTCGCTGAAGCGCTTCGCCTCGTCGTAGACCCCGCGGGGCCCCACGGGGTTGACGTTGCCCCAGTACTCCTCGGTCTGCGGGTGCTGCAGCGGGTCGCCGTAGACCTCCGAGGTGGAGGCCAGCACGTAGCGAGCCCCCTTCTCGTGGGCCAGGCCCAGCGTGTGCAGGGTGCCGATGCTGCCGACCTTGAGCGTCTCGATCGGCATCTTCAGGTAGTCGATCGGGCTGGCCGGCGAGGCGAAGTGCAGGACCAGGTCCACCGGACCCGGCACGTGCACGAAGTCGGTGACGTCGCAGCGGACCAGCCGGAACCCGGGGTGCTCCATCAGGTGCAGCACGTTCTCGGGGGAGCCGGTGAGGAAGTTGTCGAGGCAGACGACCTCGACGCCGCGCTCGAGCAGCCGCTCGCACAGGTGGGAGCCCAGGAAGCCGGCGCCGCCGGTCACCACCGCGCGCCGGATCGTGCGGACTCCGCGTGCCGGTCCCGTCAGCTGCGCCATGACTCTCCCTCGTCGTCTCGCCCCCGGCGCGCACGGCTGTGGGCGCACCACGGCCGCTCCCTACCCGGCGATCAACTGAACACACTTCGACCGCGAAGTGATTGCACCGCCCGACCGTGGGCGGCGCCGTGCCTGCCGGTCCGGTCCCGGCGGGTGCCGGGCACGCGGACGGGCCGCCGGTCTCCCGAGGGAGACCGGCGGCCCGCCGGTTGGTGCCGTCCCCCTCGGCCCGCGAAGGGGCCGGGGGAGGGGTGCCCCGTCAGGGGCGGGATCGATCAGTCGACGACCGACTCCTCGTCCGGGATGGCGTTCGCCGGCGGGGTGGCCTGCTCGCCGTCGAACTCCTCGATGGGGGCGTCACCGATGTCGGTGATCCGGACCGGCTGCACCTCCTCCGAGCCGTTGCCGACGATGCGCTCGATGGTCATGCCGCTCGTGCCCATGTGGCTGTCCTCGGAGTAGCGGAACGGTGCGAACACCGGGCCCTCCCAGTCGGCACCGGCGGTCTCGACGGCCTCGACCAGGCCCTCGCGGGTCGGGTTCTGGCCGGCCGCCTGCAGCGCCTGGGTCATGGTGTAGGCCTGCGCCATGCCGTAGACGCG is from Blastococcus sp. HT6-4 and encodes:
- a CDS encoding VWA domain-containing protein, whose amino-acid sequence is MGRHADRTAQRRPALPVLLAAALAVVVLAAGGLAWWLTGSGGCETQATVDVTVAPELGAITEELLADIDPPAEDLCVTADVVAQEPLQTVGQLGALDEESLPEVWVPDSSLWAARAATAVELEEVGSMALSPVVLATSRAAVEELGWDDAPPTWGEALGTGRPLAVPDLAASAEGLSALSAVRTSLGGDADADNAVVQAVLAASRTAVPSPADALAASSAGGADAPLVPVSEQEVYAANEGITDPDLVAVYPAEGTPVLDYPILRVGSPSDTQARAVEAVTRILQSQDAQTAVRDAGFRGPEGAAPPDAAASGIAEDGPEALPLDPAQVQGLLARLSSLATPSRILSVFDVSKSMEAPVGDGTRATLARDAAKAALSLVPDNYALGSWVFAYELEGDRDWQELVPTRELDDVVDGRVQREILDDQLDTIPDRLTPGGTGLYDTTLAAVRAAQDDYDPTAVNSVLMVTDGTNEDDAAGVTLDNLLITLAAEADPDRPVKVIGVALGPDADLSALEQIAEATGGQAYSAVDENDLQTVLFDALRQRG
- a CDS encoding UDP-glucuronic acid decarboxylase family protein, translated to MAQLTGPARGVRTIRRAVVTGGAGFLGSHLCERLLERGVEVVCLDNFLTGSPENVLHLMEHPGFRLVRCDVTDFVHVPGPVDLVLHFASPASPIDYLKMPIETLKVGSIGTLHTLGLAHEKGARYVLASTSEVYGDPLQHPQTEEYWGNVNPVGPRGVYDEAKRFSEAMTTAYRTSKGTDTGIVRIFNTYGPRMRADDGRAIPAFVNQALEGRPLTVAGDGSQTRSICYVDDTVAGILAMAFSDHAGPVNIGNPDELSMLRLARWIVELTGSRSPIDYIDLPVDDPKVRRPDTTRAEQVLGWRPRVPSEEGLRRTVDWFAARRSAEQAEAV